In Nostoc edaphicum CCNP1411, the sequence AGGAAATACACCACCTTTGGTTCCAGTCCGTCGCGCTGAGTTTCTACCTGCTTCGCGGATGGAAGCAAGAAGAGTTGAAGCCCCAGAATACGACGAAATGCACTAATCAGGAAAATTAAACCACAGATCAATACGAATGCACACAGATAAATTATCTGTGTGCATTCGTTGTTTAAAATCATCAACAAAGCTTTTTGCAAGGTTTATATCTAGCCGTTTTCAAGTGTTAACGTGGTATATCATCATATTGGAACGACTCACCTAGGTGCCGTGTCTGTGCCGCATGTTGGGGCTTTGGATCTTTTGTGTTGAGTGCGATTATTGCTTTTTTTACTCAGCATAAAAGGTAAGTAATTAACCGGATTTTATATTAGAGGTTGTTTGAAAATTATTAAGCGAATATAATTCGTTACTACACAAACGAATGCGAACAGCATCTCGCAGAGATGTCCACTTGCGTGGACTAACGAGAAATGAAGGTTTTTAACCCGCGCAGGCGGGTTTTGTCTGTGTAGCCGCCCAGTGAGTAATAAAGTAGACTTTTCAAACAACCTCTTAGAGTTTGGACTATCTTTACAGATGAGTTCTTTTTATTGAAGCCGATTATTTAGATTAGCAAATGTAGCCTATGTGTTTTTTAAAGTATCCGTTAGTTATATTTTTATTAATAATTTTAAACCACTTTTTTATAAGGATCGCAAGGCTTCTATTTTCTCACTGAATTGGAAAATTTAGCCCTGGTCATTCTCGATAAAAACTCAGATTTATTCAGAATTGACCAAATATATAAAGGTTTGGGTTGATCGATAGTCATCACTCTCATAAATGTTAAGAAATATCCCGTTATCTAGCAAAAATACGCAGGCAATTGTTAATTCTTAATGAAATCTTTATGATCTTTATCTGTTACAAATAACAAATGATTATTTACAATAAACAATAAAGCATCATAAGAATTTTTGATAAATATTTTCATGCTTTTTATGGCTAGAAACAACAGGTAATCTCGCACCTAAAAGTTGTAAAACATAACGTTATTAAGCCACTCAAGTTTTCAGATGGCAGCGGGAAGTGAAAAATCAATTATCCCTGATTGTGGGCTGAAGTAAAATATTCAAAACCGAAATCAGGTAGTACAAGGTTTACGTATAATGGCTGACTTTGCACAAACGGAAATAGAACGGCGATTAACTTTATATCAGGTATTCCTCAAGTTGTATGAACACCACAGCAGCCTTCTAGATGAAATTCTTCAGCTAGAAAACCTATCTCAACCGTCCTTGACGAGAGCAAAGGCATGTTACGTACATGGTGTAGTGGATACTGCTGCTGTTTATTTGATGACGAACTTGTGCGACAATCAGACTCAAAGTTTACGACAGCCACAGCGAATCTGGACGATAGGTCGGAATCGCACCAGCGGTATTTACATTGCTGATAGTTATATGTCTCGTCGCCACGCTGCTATTCAACATATTGACGAGCAAGGCTTTTACTTAATAGATTTCAACAGTACCAATGGTTCCTTTGTGAATGGCAATCGCGCTGTTGGGCCGATCAAACTCAAAGATGGCGATCGCATTCGTCTAGGCAATATGACTTTTGATTTTTTTGTGAATTATACCTGCCGCGTTTTGCCAACTGTCGCAATGGATTTATTGATGCAACTTGTGCATCGAAAGAACAACCATACATTAGAAATGCTTACTTATTCCCAGAATAGACAAAGACCTCTAAATGAAAAACCAGATTCTAATTTAGAGACTTTCAGAAATTCCGCACTATTTGAGAAGCATGGAAATTGGTATGAGAACTTCAGCTCAGAGCAGAAATCAGAAATTTTAGACCGCTTTTTCAGCAGACAAATACCGTCTAATCTCAGCTAAAAATTTGGTAGCTCATGTCTGACCTTTTACCACTAAACTTGGGTATTTGGAGGAAATATTTGCTTGAATTTTCCCCCTCCCCTTGGTGTAACCCCATTCATTCACCAGCAGAATCATGTATTTGGGTATTTATGGGGTTCTCTCCACTGCTCCCTTTCCTCTTCTTTGACAGGAGGATTGCTAGCAGACAAACACTTAAAGGTCAAAATATAGAAAAAAAATAAAGAATGTGATTAAATATCATAGCAATCATTTTGGAGTGGCATCTCTATCTCACAATAATAAAAAGAAAGCGATTCAGGGATTGAGTAAGACAGTTATGCTCTATCCTGACGACAGGAGGATACTCAAGGTCTACCAGCAGTATCGACAAGAATAGCGGTGCGCTCCAAACATGGGTAGAAAATGCTGGCGTTATTGCCAAAAAAACCCCCAGTCAGCGTTAGCCAACCAGGGGAGTTAGTTATCAGGGTGCATCTACCAATTAAATGTTCTCAGGTTAAACACCATACTCCGGATAAATTTGTAGAAAGGTCAGTTATTTTTTAAAATAAAAAACCCCAGTTGGTGTTAGCCTACTAGGGGAGTGATTTATCAGGGTGCATCTACCAATAATCTTTACTAGGGGCAGGCAGCATCTTTCGGGGAGAATGGTAAAAATCAAGGGTGATGGTAACGTCTACGCCGAAAAAACCCAGTGAGCGTTAGCCATCTAAGGGAGCGAGTTATCAGGTTGAGTTATTTTTTAAAATAAAAAAACCCCAGTTGGTGTTAACCTACTAGGGGAGTGAGTTATCAGGGTGCATCTACCAATAATATTTACTAGAGGCAGGCAGCATCTTCCGGGGAAAATGGTAAAAATCAAGGGTGATGGCGACGCCTACGCCAAAAAAACCCCAGTGAGCGTTAGCCAGCCAGGGGAGCGAGTTATCAGGTTGAGTTATTTTTTAAAATAAAAAAACCCCAGTTGGTGTTAGCCTACTAGGGGAGTGATTTATCAGGGTGCATCTACCAATAATATTTACTAGGGGCAGCCAGTATCTTCCGGGGAAAATGGTAAAAATCAGGGTTGATAGCGACGCCTACACAACTAGAAAAAACCCCCAGTGAGCGTTAGCCAACCAGGGGAGTTAGTTATCAGGGTGCATCTACCAATAATCTTTTCTAACGTAAATGGGTCGCTACCGGATAAATTAGCAAAGGTTGAAGTGATTACTGTTTGTTTATCAGAGAAAAACCTCAGAGGGGTTAGTTATCAGGACAGACCTACTAAGTTAAAGATGGATTAGCTTACTTTCTTCATTAGGACTTACGCAAAACTACACGCGGTAGGGGCAATTAATGAATTGCCCTACGATAGAATCAGGGTTTCGGCTATTGTTTGCGTAAGTCCTATTCATAAAAAAACCCCCAGTGGGCGTTAGCCGACCAGGGGAGCTAGTTATCAGGGTGCATCTACCAATTAAATGTTCTAGGTTTAACTACCATGCTCCGGATAAATTTTTGAAAAAATTGATTGTTGTTGTGTGTCAAAAAAAACAAGAGTGGATATTAACTGCATTAGGGGAGTTAAAGATCAAGGGACATCCATCTACTAATCAAGTATTCTAGGATTAAGCACTATTTTCTGGTAGAGAATATCTGCGTCAGAAGTTGCTGTTGTTTGCCAAAATAAAAAAACCCCCAGTGGGTGTTAGCCAACTAGGGGAGTTGAAGATCAAGGTGCATCTACCAATTAAGTGTTCTAGATCCAAGTAATCCGATCCGGATAAAGTTGTAAAGGCAGAAAAACCAAAACAGCACCGAATCAGAAACATTCAGGGGTGGGATGCATCTAAGTTATTAGAGGGAGCGGAAAATCGACTTGAAACTTTCGCGTTTCAAACCAGATTTAGGAGGCGGACAGGAGAAGTTGTGACCCAGGAATTCCATATTTCCGTAACCCCAGTAGGGCAAAATGACTACTTGGTGCGGACGGAACAAGTCGCGCCTGGGGTACCATTGGCAGAGGAATTGGTGACTTGGCCTATAGCTGATTGGTTGATGGCTGCTGGGCATTTGATGAATGACCCGTTGAAGTCGGTGTTGCAAGGAGATCCATTCGCTTCTGGTGGGCATGAAAGCGATATCGCCAGAAACTCTGTGAATTTGGTGGCGTTGGGTCAACAATTTTATAACGCCCTATTTCAAGGCACTCTCAGAGATAGTTGGATTACTGCCCAAGGTATTGCCCAAAACCATCAACAAGTGCTACGTTTGCGCTTGGGGCTAAAAGACACTAGGTTAGCTCGTCTGCCTTGGGAAGTAATGCACGCAGGCGATCGCCCTCTGGCTACTGGGCCTTATGTAGCTTTTTCTCGCTTCCAAAGTGGAATTTTAGGGGCTTCTCCTTTGCGATCCCTGCGGGGGGCTACGCCTACGCGAAATATGCCCACACTGCGTGAACAAGGTAGTGTCAAAGTATTGATGGTAATTGCTTCCCCTTCAGATCAAGTCCGCCTTGATTTACAGAAACAGGAAGCTATCAAACTGCAAGCAGAACTTCAGCGTCAAACATCACGACTGGCTGAAGGTAGCAATCGGTTTCCAGAAATTGAACTGACTGTATTAGACCAGCCAGGACGGGAAGAACTGACGCAAGCTCTAGAACAAGGTAGATATCACGTTCTCCACTACTCTGGTCATAGTAACTTAGGTGTCAATGGCGGAGAAATTTATCTTGCTAGCCGCAGAACTGGCTTAACAGAAATCTTAACTGGGGACGATCTAGCAGGTTTGCTCGTCAACAATAATATCCAAATGGCAGTGTTTAATTCCTGCTTGGGCGCGTACACTGCTGCGTCCGATCCCTCTGGAGATACTGGCGAACGTAACCTGGCAGAAAGTCTGGTGAAGCGTGGAATTAGAAGCGTTTTGGCTATGTCAGAACGCATTCCTGATGAAGTGGCGTTGACCCTCACACAATTGTTTTACCGCAACTTGAGTCAGGGATATCCTGTCGATTTGTGCGTCAGTCGGATGCGCCAAGGATTAATTTCTGCATATAGTTCTCACCAGATGTACTGGGCATTACCGATTTTGTATCTCCAGCCAGAATTTGACGGTTTTCTGAGTGAGGAAAGTGAGGTATCCGAAAGTGCGGAGTCGCTGAATCAGTATGGTTCGCCTTTAGGTATAACTTCCACGATGTACTCTCCTCTGGGAGATGATTCCGAGATGCCTTTAGGAATGGAAGAAATGATTCCTGCTGGTTTGGCGCGTGACTCTTCTGGGTTAGACTGGCTAGGTGAAGATACTTGGGGCGATTTGGTTGATGAAATTGAGTATGATGACCCAAGCTATGAAGAAGATTCTGCGATAGTTTCGGATTTGTTTCGGCAGTTGGATAACCAAAAAGCTTCAACTGAACCTGATCAACAAATTCGTGAAGATAGTTTTCACCAAAGCCAGATTTCAGAGGAAATGACTTCCCCAGAAGAGGAAGCCGATTTGTGGGGAGAAGTTCCACCACCGCCACCTCAAGTTGTAGGGAACTTTGAAGGAAATCGAGAAAAATCTGAGTTTTTGCGTAGGTATAGCCCGTCGCAGGCATCGCAACCAGCACCACTAGGATCTCGTAACCGTCGCCGCAAGCTGTGGCCGATTGTGGGTGTTGTCGGAATCAGTGCGTTAGCAGCTGCGATCGCTTTAAATTGGTGGTGGCAAAATCGGCCCCAAGCAAATTTGCGTAATATACCAGCAATTCCCACCCAGTCTTTACCTATTCAAAAGCAGCAAAATATCGATTTAGAAACAGCAACTACTGGAATTGTCACCGCCAGCGCTACGGAAAAAATGAGCCAGGGTGACTTGCAAGGTGGGTTATTGGCTGTAGAAGAACTACTCAATCGTGGCGCATTGGCTGCGGCTGACACTGCCCTGAAAGTAATTCCCCCTAAACAAGCTGACGATCCATCTGTGAACTTTTTCAAGGGACGATTAGCGTGGCAGTCTATCCAAACTGGAGACAATAACTATAGCGTTGATGATGCCCGCCGTTACTGGGAAACTGCTGCAAAAGCTAAACCCGAATCGCTGTTGTATAATAACGCTTTGGGATTTGCCTACTACACAGAAGGTAATCTGAATCGAGCTAATGATTCTTGGTTCAAAGCTTTGAATTTAGCTCTTAAAGAGCAAAACTCAGACTCTAGTGCCGAAACATCTACAAATACAGCAGTTCCTCAAGATGCTTTAACTTCATACGCTGGTTTAGCTCTTGGACTGTATAAATCTGCACTTAGTCAATCTAGTGGGAAGCAGACACAGTATCTCAATGAAGCGATCAAGTTGCGGCAAATGGTTCTCAAATCTGATCCAGTAAATTTCCAGGTAGATAAATTAGCTAAAAATTGGCTGTGGACGGAGAAGGCGATCGCAGATTGGCGATCGCTCCTTCAGGAAAAGAGCGAGGAACAGTAAGATGTTGTGGTGGTGCGATCGCTTGCCACTGGTGTCAACTTAAGCCAAAAATAGCGTACTGATTGGGTGTTGTTCACCCGCCAGCCAGGGATTGTAAATCCCTGACTAATTGCTCAAGTCTACTGAAGTAGACTGAAAATTTTTGCGCTATGAAGTCCTCTGAAGAGGACTTTAGCTACTGGACTTTGGACTAAAAGGCTAGAGAAAAGCAGTCAGTGTTACTGCTGACTGCCGTAAAGTCAATGAAAGTAATCGATAAATCATTGACGTGATGATCCTGACACAACTAGAAAAATTCCGCCAAGCTATCTACGATAGTTTGGGGAAGGCCAAAGATGCAGTATTTGAATTGATGGATGCAGTATTAACAAGTCCGAGTATCCCATCATTTGTAAGCTTGTCACAAAGCCCAGTATTTCGACGGCAATGGTCGAGCATTTATGCAGCACTGCATGATAGTCGCCCACCGAAGAGGAAGTTGATGAAACTGCTGGTACAGGAGGTAGCGACGGATGAACAGCCATTTCTAGCAGGGGATCATAGTTTTTGGGCAAGACCAGAAGCGAAGACACTAAAAGAAAGAACTTTTCATGGGGACTCCAGGGGAAGTATAGGCATCGGACAAAGTTACAGCACGCTAGCGTGGATACCAGAGGCGGATGGGAGTTGGGCATTGCCGTTGAAACATGAACGGCTCACCAGCTTTGAAACGCCAAACAGTAAAGCAGCATTCCAACTTAAACAAATCACTCGTGAGTTAGGGAAAAAGGGCCGCTTGCCGCTTATGACCGAGGTTATGGCAACGCCAAGTTTGTCCAAGCTACGGAGAAAATTGACGCAGACCTGTTGTTACGTTTAGCATCTAACCGATGTGTATGGGGTACACCCAGTACTTACAAAGGACGAGGCGCACCTTGTAAACATGGTCATAAGTTTAAGCTCAATGACCCGGAAACTTAGCCTGTGGCAACTGAAACTCTAGAAGTTGAAGACCCGAAAATTGGTCGAGTTAAAGTAATGCGTTGGAGTGGGTTTCATTTTCTTCAATCCCCAAACCGGGCAATGGAAATTATTCGCGTCGAGGTCATCAAACCAGTAGGACGTAATCGTAAGTTCCAACCCTTATGGCTAGCTTGGTTGGGTCAGACAATGCCTGCATTAGAGGATCTCTGGCACAAATACTTACGCCGTTTTGCCCTTGAGCATTGGTATCTATTTGCGAAGCAGAGGTTGTATTGGACACACCCTCAACTTAGTTCTACTCAGGCAGCAGAGCGATGGAGTGACCTGATGCCCCTGTTAACTTGGCAACTCTGGCTAGCTAGAGTTGCCTGTATCGACTCCCCATTGCCTTGGCAATCGAATCAGGATACACTGTCTCCAGGACGTGTGGCACAAGCCTTTCCACTAATTTTAGCCGCAATTGGTACTCCTGCTCAACCCCCTAAAACTCGCGGTAAATCACCTGGTCGCGCCCAAGGGCATCAGCCACCTCTACGTCCCCGTTATCCCACTGTCAAAAAACACGCATCTAAAAAACCTAAAACCGAAGAATCACTTAAAAATGCTAATCTAACTGCTGCTTAGTTTCTGCTTTTTTTCAACGATTCAACTCAACTCAGCCTCTGAAAGATGTTGGGTAACTTTCTCTTAGCTTCTATTTATTGCCGCTAAATGCCAATTAGTCCAAACTCAAGTCACATTCAACATCATATTTTTGTTTAGCAAGGCGATTTCTTAAATTTTCAAGCTTATAAAAATGTGGCTCTTGGCTATCTTTGCAAGTGACACAATTACAGGGAATTAACTTGTTGTACTTCAGTCGCTGGTACGAGTCATGAATTTTATCGAGTTCATGTGTAACTATGGTCATTAAATCTCTTTTGTGACGACCTGAGACTCGAATCTTAATCTCACGCTTACCGTAATATTCAATCACCTCTGCCTTGGTTTCGTCTTTGCTCAGAACAAGACCGCTTTTCCAGATACATTGTTGTTCATTAATCGACTCATGCATGAGGACAATTAACTGGGTGAATATTTTGCACTAATCTCAACAACCGCCACAGGTTAGAAATCTATGGCTGATAGCAAAAGTCCTCTTAAGAGGACTAAATTTTTTCCAGACTTAGGTTTTAGTGCACTTGAGTGGCTTTGGCTATTGGTTCCTAGAACTTCGAGTTTCAGGCAAAGGTGGGTGTTAATTAAGAATGCTACAAGATATCAAAGCAATTTACGATTCTGTGTAGTACTACACGAGTGCTAATAATTTTTACTGAATCTAAAAAGAATTTATCATTACCAATGGTTCAGATGGGCTTGTCAACGAGTCTTTGATACTCATTAATGAGGCTCGGAACTCCGTTAATGAGTCTTTGATACTCATGGATGAGCCTTTGACACTCGCGGACGAGTCTTTGATACTCGTGGACGAGTCTTTGACACTCGTGAATGAGTCTTTGATACTCGTGGACAAGTCTTTGACACTCGTGGACGAGTCTTTGATACTCGTGGACAAGTCTTTGATACTGGCGGACGAGTCTTTGATACTCGCCGATGAGTCTTTGATACTCGTAGACGAGTCTTTGATGGTTCTTTTACTTCTTTAACCGTTTGTTACAGGGCTTCTCCAGCTTGAAAAATCTGTTCAGCAGTTAAACTAAACTCTGGGAACGCTAGCGAGTGAATGCGGTCATTTCCCCGAAATTGCCTAACTTGATACTCACCTTCAATTAATTGGTAAATCGAGATAGTTGGTTGTTTAGGATTGCCAATAAACCGCCTAGCACCTAAACCTAGATAATCTACAATCCAATATTCAGGTATTCCAACCTCTTCGTATTTACCTGCTTTGGTAAAATAGTCGTCTCGCCAGTTGGTACTTACCACCTCAATTACTAAAGGAATTGATGCCGCTTGGCTGACAGTAGATTCTTTTTTCCACAGAGGTTCATTGACTAAATTAGAGTTATTCAACAACAGTACATCTGGTGAATAAGCTGCTTCGCTCTGATTCGGTTTAATGAATGCTGTTTTGGGGATGAAATAAGGTAATTTTAA encodes:
- the hetF gene encoding cell division protein HetF, with the translated sequence MTQEFHISVTPVGQNDYLVRTEQVAPGVPLAEELVTWPIADWLMAAGHLMNDPLKSVLQGDPFASGGHESDIARNSVNLVALGQQFYNALFQGTLRDSWITAQGIAQNHQQVLRLRLGLKDTRLARLPWEVMHAGDRPLATGPYVAFSRFQSGILGASPLRSLRGATPTRNMPTLREQGSVKVLMVIASPSDQVRLDLQKQEAIKLQAELQRQTSRLAEGSNRFPEIELTVLDQPGREELTQALEQGRYHVLHYSGHSNLGVNGGEIYLASRRTGLTEILTGDDLAGLLVNNNIQMAVFNSCLGAYTAASDPSGDTGERNLAESLVKRGIRSVLAMSERIPDEVALTLTQLFYRNLSQGYPVDLCVSRMRQGLISAYSSHQMYWALPILYLQPEFDGFLSEESEVSESAESLNQYGSPLGITSTMYSPLGDDSEMPLGMEEMIPAGLARDSSGLDWLGEDTWGDLVDEIEYDDPSYEEDSAIVSDLFRQLDNQKASTEPDQQIREDSFHQSQISEEMTSPEEEADLWGEVPPPPPQVVGNFEGNREKSEFLRRYSPSQASQPAPLGSRNRRRKLWPIVGVVGISALAAAIALNWWWQNRPQANLRNIPAIPTQSLPIQKQQNIDLETATTGIVTASATEKMSQGDLQGGLLAVEELLNRGALAAADTALKVIPPKQADDPSVNFFKGRLAWQSIQTGDNNYSVDDARRYWETAAKAKPESLLYNNALGFAYYTEGNLNRANDSWFKALNLALKEQNSDSSAETSTNTAVPQDALTSYAGLALGLYKSALSQSSGKQTQYLNEAIKLRQMVLKSDPVNFQVDKLAKNWLWTEKAIADWRSLLQEKSEEQ
- a CDS encoding Uma2 family endonuclease; translated protein: MTQALTKKVTFDEFIAWYPENSQRRYELHDGVIVEMAPPTGDHEQIVGFLVGEIVTEYKRLKLPYFIPKTAFIKPNQSEAAYSPDVLLLNNSNLVNEPLWKKESTVSQAASIPLVIEVVSTNWRDDYFTKAGKYEEVGIPEYWIVDYLGLGARRFIGNPKQPTISIYQLIEGEYQVRQFRGNDRIHSLAFPEFSLTAEQIFQAGEAL
- a CDS encoding FHA domain-containing protein, whose product is MADFAQTEIERRLTLYQVFLKLYEHHSSLLDEILQLENLSQPSLTRAKACYVHGVVDTAAVYLMTNLCDNQTQSLRQPQRIWTIGRNRTSGIYIADSYMSRRHAAIQHIDEQGFYLIDFNSTNGSFVNGNRAVGPIKLKDGDRIRLGNMTFDFFVNYTCRVLPTVAMDLLMQLVHRKNNHTLEMLTYSQNRQRPLNEKPDSNLETFRNSALFEKHGNWYENFSSEQKSEILDRFFSRQIPSNLS